A stretch of Temnothorax longispinosus isolate EJ_2023e unplaced genomic scaffold, Tlon_JGU_v1 HiC_scaffold_776, whole genome shotgun sequence DNA encodes these proteins:
- the LOC139825019 gene encoding uncharacterized protein, with protein MDGERDFQLCTNDHGQPIVDDQGRNIYYCKITGDVAVFDNEPHTLDEASINENTNEIEKDVTQSVEPQSEGQMSATNEDRFTHEMTVKLLEIVQSKLHFLNDKMHSKKKIWADITTEMQKTGYLLTYGKKAADKCHQRWRNLEKMYHGHCRYMKSTGTGKKKPPKYFDEMHELIGEKHSSQPVNLLDSLDDVSTASASDTCSIETKSSEAINNNETDNFPDNVDNESNNIKENIDSNVSRPSIFKNVKKSVRPKVDSVSTVLKQLHEQDVEIESKRFKKFETLLEEQNKLRKQTLEQRGEFLSVLKTLIKSEAPKNKSEALKNKSEAPKKNKKRKYSSESSDSQSD; from the exons caGGTGATGTAGCAGTCTTTGATAATGAACCACACACATTGGATGAAGCTTctataaatgaaaatacaa atgaaatagaaaaagatgtaACGCAATCCGTTGAACCACAGAGTGAAGGACAAATGAGCGCAACAAATGAAGAta GATTTACTCATGAAATGACTGTAAAACTACTGGAGATTGTACAATccaaattacattttcttaatGACAAAATGCATTCCAAAAAAAAGATCTGGGCTGATATAACAACAGAAATGCAAAAAACTGGTTACTTACTTACTTATGGAAAAAAAGCTGCTGATAAATGTCATCAACGCTGGCGGAATTTAGAGAAAATGTATCATGGACATTGTCGTTACATGAAATCTACTGGTACGGGAAAGAAAAAGCCACCAAAGTATTTTGATGAGATGCACGAACTTATTGGGGAAAAACACAGTAGTCAACCAGTCAATTTGTTGGATTCATTAGATGACGTATCTACAGCAAGTGCTTCTGACACTTGCAGCATTGAAACAAAAAGTAGTGAAGCcattaataacaatgaaaCTGATAACTTTCCTGATAACGTAGATAatgaatcaaataatataaaagaaaacatagATTCTAATGTAAGTAGACcgagtatttttaaaaacgttaagAAATCAGTAAGACCAAAGGTAGATTCTGTAAGCAcagttttaaaacaattacatGAACAAGATGTAGAAATTGAAAGCAAgcgctttaaaaaatttgaaacattgTTAGAAGAGCAAAACAAGTTGAGAAAGCAAACATTAGAACAGCGTGGTGAATTCTTAAGTGTGTTAAAAACTCTTATTAAATCAGAAGCTCctaaaaataaatcagaagctcttaaaaataaatcggaagctcctaaaaaaaataagaaaagaaaatattcctCTGAGTCCTCTGACTCACAatcagattaa